One region of Arvicola amphibius chromosome 3, mArvAmp1.2, whole genome shotgun sequence genomic DNA includes:
- the Pigbos1 gene encoding protein PIGBOS1, which produces MLRRLTVSQVLFAVALGIVGGMYIYQPLFEQYSRDQKELEEKLQGFQAAEEKKS; this is translated from the coding sequence ATGCTCAGGAGACTGACTGTTTCACAGGTGCTCTTTGCTGTCGCCCTTGGAATTGTTGGAGGAATGTATATCTATCAGCCACTATTTGAACAATATTCGAGAGACCAGAAGGAATTAGAAGAAAAGCTGCAAGGGTTtcaagcagcagaagaaaagaagagctaA